The Thermoproteota archaeon genome includes a window with the following:
- the glnA gene encoding type I glutamate--ammonia ligase: MDVNGVFKTIEEENISFLDFWFVDIFGELHRMGMPSYAVSEENFENGLEKLDASSIVGFKAVNKSDMILKPDPSTFRILPPDYDNGHRKNARIICDLYEGNTTESSRYNRDSRGITHKASAKLAEAGLTHTNWGPEVEFFVFDTINVYPSPYAATHSYGGSGYSIESKESPWAKGNISTAIDIKEGYYPSQPKDTLETFRKDICDDLYKYFGIKIEAEHHEVATSGQCEINLVYDEMTAMADNIISVKNVVKVKAKRRNKVATFMPKPIYGDNASAMHTHQSLWNGKTNAMYDPDDDIAQLSQIGRYYVGGILEHAQALCAISNPTTNSYKRLVPGFEAPVNMCWGMGNRSAAIRVPMYYRNQEKSKRIEYRVPDPTANIYLLEAALLLAGLDGIKKKIDPGSPVEENVYRLSAEKKREYKIGSLPVSLKGALDALKSDMGFLEDVFTKDFLDKYMDLKYKEYVAFAQTPTAWEVSMYADS, translated from the coding sequence ATGGATGTTAACGGGGTTTTCAAAACCATAGAGGAAGAAAACATTTCATTTCTTGATTTCTGGTTTGTAGATATCTTTGGCGAATTACATAGAATGGGAATGCCAAGCTATGCGGTATCAGAAGAAAACTTTGAAAATGGATTAGAAAAACTAGACGCAAGCTCCATTGTTGGTTTTAAGGCTGTCAATAAATCAGACATGATACTAAAACCTGATCCATCAACATTTAGAATTCTGCCTCCTGATTATGATAATGGTCACAGAAAAAATGCAAGAATCATTTGTGATCTGTATGAAGGAAATACAACTGAATCATCTAGATACAACAGGGATTCACGCGGAATTACTCATAAAGCAAGTGCAAAACTTGCCGAAGCTGGACTAACCCATACCAACTGGGGTCCTGAAGTAGAATTCTTTGTATTTGATACAATCAATGTTTATCCTTCACCATATGCAGCAACTCATTCTTATGGTGGATCAGGCTATTCCATTGAATCAAAAGAATCCCCTTGGGCCAAAGGAAATATCAGTACTGCAATTGATATCAAAGAAGGATATTACCCATCACAACCAAAAGATACGCTTGAAACATTTCGAAAAGACATCTGTGATGATCTTTACAAGTACTTTGGAATAAAAATTGAGGCTGAACACCATGAAGTGGCAACATCAGGTCAATGTGAGATTAATCTAGTATACGATGAAATGACAGCAATGGCAGATAATATAATTTCAGTAAAAAATGTTGTAAAGGTAAAAGCTAAACGACGAAATAAAGTTGCTACTTTTATGCCAAAACCAATTTACGGAGACAATGCATCTGCAATGCATACCCATCAAAGCCTTTGGAATGGAAAGACAAACGCAATGTATGATCCTGACGATGATATTGCACAGCTAAGTCAAATTGGCAGATATTATGTAGGAGGCATATTAGAGCACGCACAAGCATTATGCGCAATATCTAATCCAACTACAAATTCTTACAAACGACTGGTTCCTGGATTTGAAGCACCAGTTAACATGTGTTGGGGAATGGGAAATAGATCAGCCGCAATTAGAGTTCCAATGTATTATAGGAATCAAGAGAAGAGCAAAAGAATAGAGTACCGTGTTCCTGATCCAACTGCCAACATCTATCTTTTAGAGGCTGCATTATTACTAGCAGGACTTGATGGAATAAAGAAAAAAATTGATCCTGGTAGTCCAGTAGAAGAAAATGTCTATCGTCTATCTGCTGAAAAAAAGCGTGAATACAAAATCGGATCTTTACCTGTGTCTCTAAAGGGAGCACTTGATGCATTAAAAAGCGATATGGGATTTCTTGAAGATGTATTTACAAAAGATTTTCTTGATAAATACATGGACCTAAAATACAAAGAATATGTTGCCTTTGCACAAACCCCAACTGCATGGGAAGTTTCAATGTATGCTGATTCTTAA
- a CDS encoding peptidase, whose amino-acid sequence MDSKIKFVLVIGILFFSLIPNSYQHGIGSETLPPVPLGNKQVAFEVSSSNELNPENPNKEFSFSLFDTSNTITIRDVTYHIKAQKGNTFLFEDTFESKNGIFIMDLVETDSQEIVIEKEKQGSFFDTLIGAEKDVIVLKGAVFKTGGLYSFDVKITTAESFSNVLNPPIEYKVGISVPDRTFYKVNDPNFGTKEISVITYYDEIEDFQYDPATKAITFSMPFQWNTDNINQTSVVHEEITFSKTFGDLLVAEYDAFVNDVKVAERVVTIDGFSEIQRIVHIVLTKNDLLEIFQAKKENSEYMHFKLVPTKDAPLSTVTGNGQYRITLDSEPKEIKSGSEIKFIFDITDVFLKNRPVAVSYDLMLIHKENVVFSTSGISTDSKEKRNEAIVDIPEGVSGPVTVQFLNLGGNKLGNVGIPVVVDRIQVDEISIPDWVKNNAGWWSEGTIQDSDFLSGIEFMIKEGIIGVPPTQNQLGGDHGIPDWVKNNAGWWSEGLISDKEFASAIQFLIERGIVLV is encoded by the coding sequence ATGGATTCAAAAATTAAATTTGTACTAGTTATTGGAATATTGTTTTTTTCATTAATTCCAAATTCATATCAACATGGAATTGGTTCTGAAACTCTCCCTCCAGTTCCATTAGGCAACAAGCAAGTCGCATTTGAGGTTAGTTCTTCAAACGAACTTAATCCAGAAAATCCAAACAAAGAATTTTCTTTTTCTTTGTTTGATACCTCAAATACAATTACGATTAGAGACGTAACATATCATATCAAGGCACAGAAAGGAAACACATTCCTCTTTGAGGATACATTTGAGAGTAAAAATGGCATTTTCATCATGGATCTTGTTGAGACAGACTCTCAAGAGATAGTAATTGAAAAAGAAAAGCAGGGAAGTTTTTTTGATACCTTGATTGGAGCAGAAAAGGACGTAATAGTACTGAAAGGGGCGGTTTTCAAGACCGGTGGACTGTACAGTTTTGATGTTAAAATTACTACGGCTGAAAGTTTCTCAAATGTACTAAACCCCCCTATAGAATACAAAGTCGGCATTTCTGTTCCAGATAGAACTTTTTACAAAGTTAATGACCCAAACTTTGGCACTAAAGAGATTAGTGTAATTACCTATTATGATGAAATTGAGGATTTTCAATATGACCCAGCTACAAAGGCAATTACATTTTCAATGCCATTTCAATGGAATACAGACAACATTAACCAGACGTCTGTAGTTCACGAGGAGATAACTTTCTCAAAGACTTTTGGTGATTTGCTGGTAGCTGAATATGATGCATTTGTTAATGACGTAAAGGTTGCAGAACGTGTTGTAACAATTGATGGTTTTTCTGAGATTCAGAGAATAGTGCACATAGTATTAACAAAAAATGATTTGTTAGAAATCTTCCAAGCTAAAAAGGAAAATTCAGAATATATGCATTTTAAGTTGGTTCCAACAAAAGATGCTCCTCTTAGTACGGTTACGGGAAATGGACAATATAGGATAACCCTTGATTCGGAACCAAAAGAGATCAAATCAGGCTCAGAAATAAAATTTATTTTTGATATTACAGATGTATTTCTAAAAAACCGTCCGGTGGCAGTAAGTTATGACTTGATGTTAATCCATAAAGAGAATGTTGTATTTTCAACAAGTGGAATCAGTACTGATTCAAAAGAAAAAAGAAATGAGGCAATAGTAGATATTCCAGAAGGAGTTTCAGGGCCAGTAACCGTACAGTTTTTGAACCTTGGTGGAAACAAACTTGGAAATGTTGGAATTCCAGTGGTGGTAGATAGAATACAAGTTGATGAGATTTCAATTCCAGATTGGGTGAAAAACAATGCGGGTTGGTGGTCAGAAGGAACGATACAGGACTCTGATTTTCTCTCTGGCATTGAATTCATGATTAAAGAAGGAATCATTGGAGTTCCACCAACCCAAAATCAACTAGGTGGAGACCATGGAATTCCAGATTGGGTGAAAAACAATGCGGGTTGGTGGTCAGAAGGATTGATCAGTGACAAAGAATTTGCTAGTGCCATTCAATTTTTGATAGAAAGGGGAATTGTGTTAGTTTGA
- the tfb gene encoding transcription initiation factor IIB (stabilizes TBP binding to an archaeal box-A promoter; responsible for recruiting RNA polymerase II to the pre-initiation complex) — translation MVKKVNPKEMCPRCGQGKLVTDNESGEMFCSKCGFVITEKLQESGPEWRSFTQDEHGDRARAGAPTSLTMHDMGLATIINPVNKDASGRPLTASMKSTIERLRTWDSRSQVHEPVDRNFRQAFSELNRLKDKLAISDAVIEKAAYIYRKALEKGLVRGRSISALMASALYAACRDTETPRNLKDVEQAANIKRKDIARCYRLLVKELDLKMPVTDSIQCVARIASRIGIGEKTKRYAIKVLKQAQENEVSAGKDPMGLAAAALYLSCVKNGEDKTQRDIAEAANVTEVTIRNRYKGLKDSLDV, via the coding sequence ATGGTAAAAAAAGTAAACCCAAAAGAAATGTGCCCAAGATGTGGACAGGGCAAGCTCGTCACTGATAATGAATCAGGCGAGATGTTTTGCTCCAAGTGTGGTTTTGTAATAACAGAAAAACTACAAGAATCAGGTCCTGAATGGAGATCCTTTACACAGGATGAACATGGAGACAGAGCAAGAGCAGGAGCTCCCACATCATTAACAATGCATGATATGGGGCTTGCAACAATTATCAACCCAGTAAACAAAGATGCTTCTGGAAGACCATTAACTGCATCAATGAAGAGTACCATCGAAAGACTTCGAACATGGGACAGTAGAAGCCAGGTACATGAACCAGTTGATAGAAACTTTAGACAGGCATTTTCAGAACTTAACAGACTCAAAGACAAGCTAGCAATTTCTGATGCTGTAATTGAAAAAGCAGCTTATATCTACCGAAAGGCATTGGAGAAGGGACTTGTAAGAGGAAGATCAATTTCTGCATTAATGGCCTCTGCATTGTATGCAGCTTGCCGTGATACAGAAACTCCCAGAAACCTCAAAGACGTAGAACAGGCAGCAAACATCAAAAGAAAAGATATCGCAAGATGTTATCGCCTGCTTGTAAAAGAACTAGACCTAAAAATGCCAGTTACTGATTCAATTCAATGTGTTGCAAGAATTGCAAGCCGTATTGGAATTGGTGAAAAAACAAAGCGTTATGCAATCAAGGTTCTCAAACAGGCACAAGAGAATGAAGTTTCTGCAGGAAAAGATCCAATGGGACTAGCAGCAGCTGCACTTTATCTTTCATGTGTAAAAAATGGTGAAGATAAAACTCAGAGGGATATTGCCGAAGCTGCAAATGTAACTGAAGTTACTATTCGAAATAGATACAAAGGCCTCAAAGACTCTTTAGATGTCTAG
- the cysC gene encoding adenylyl-sulfate kinase — MTFVLWMTGLPCSGKTTIVKKLQQDIPNLAMLDGDELREWLSPKDFSKAGRDEHNKKVAHLAKLLLKHKVPVAVSLVSPYIENRENARKVVDAGDKFSEVYVKCSLAKCEERDVKGMYKKARAGEIKGFTGIDDPYEAPPNADLVIDAEHETLEESANRIKEYLKSKNLL, encoded by the coding sequence ATGACTTTTGTTCTATGGATGACCGGACTTCCTTGTTCCGGAAAGACTACGATAGTTAAAAAACTCCAGCAAGACATTCCAAACCTTGCAATGCTTGATGGTGATGAACTGCGAGAGTGGTTATCTCCAAAAGACTTCTCAAAAGCTGGTCGAGATGAGCACAACAAAAAGGTGGCACATTTGGCAAAATTGCTTCTAAAACACAAGGTTCCAGTTGCAGTTTCACTTGTCAGTCCATATATTGAAAATAGAGAAAATGCTCGCAAAGTTGTAGATGCAGGAGATAAATTCTCTGAGGTTTATGTAAAATGCTCACTTGCAAAATGTGAAGAACGAGATGTCAAGGGAATGTACAAAAAAGCAAGAGCCGGTGAAATCAAGGGATTTACAGGAATTGATGATCCTTATGAGGCACCCCCAAATGCAGACCTAGTTATTGATGCAGAACATGAAACGTTAGAAGAATCTGCAAACAGAATCAAAGAATATCTAAAATCAAAGAATTTGCTCTAA
- a CDS encoding 3'(2'),5'-bisphosphate nucleotidase CysQ, translating into MSILEPPVKLLLPELVMAIDAAQKAGQAILKVYSTDFSAETKDDDSPITEADLKSNEIIKKILSKTGHFILSEEDDDDMSRLQERKLWVVDPLDGTLDFVNKTGEFTVMIALVEDGKPVLGVIYWPTQNTMFVAQKGAGAFKFDDDTWSKISVSSVSDLGEAVAVGSRHHLSDEEKSFLEKLGIRKFSGIGSSLKVGMISAGEADAYITTTNKMKEWDSCASCCIIHEAGGKMTDMLGNEMIYNNEDVGHQNGLLVTNGRIHQKILDAFKK; encoded by the coding sequence ATGTCTATTTTAGAACCACCTGTAAAATTACTACTTCCAGAACTTGTTATGGCAATTGATGCAGCCCAAAAAGCAGGTCAAGCAATTCTCAAAGTTTACAGTACTGATTTTTCAGCTGAAACAAAAGATGATGATTCTCCAATAACTGAGGCCGATTTGAAGAGTAATGAGATCATCAAAAAAATTCTTTCTAAAACTGGGCATTTCATTTTATCAGAAGAGGATGATGATGACATGTCAAGATTGCAGGAAAGAAAGCTTTGGGTAGTAGATCCGCTAGATGGGACACTTGACTTTGTAAATAAGACTGGAGAGTTTACAGTTATGATTGCACTTGTGGAAGATGGGAAGCCGGTCTTGGGTGTGATATACTGGCCAACTCAAAATACCATGTTTGTTGCACAAAAAGGAGCAGGTGCATTCAAGTTTGATGATGATACTTGGAGTAAGATTTCAGTTAGTAGTGTGTCTGATTTAGGAGAAGCAGTAGCTGTTGGTAGCCGTCATCATTTGTCAGATGAGGAGAAGAGTTTTTTGGAAAAATTAGGAATAAGAAAGTTTTCTGGAATAGGCAGTTCGCTGAAAGTTGGAATGATTAGTGCTGGAGAAGCTGATGCATACATCACCACTACAAACAAGATGAAAGAGTGGGATTCATGTGCTTCATGTTGTATCATTCATGAGGCAGGTGGCAAGATGACAGATATGCTTGGAAATGAAATGATTTACAACAACGAGGACGTTGGACACCAAAATGGATTGTTGGTAACTAATGGTAGAATTCATCAAAAAATTTTAGACGCGTTTAAAAAATAG